The Laspinema palackyanum D2c genome includes the window GCCAAGTAGCGATCGAGGCGATCGGTTACCTCATTGACTTCTAAATTAATTTCTCTGATTGCCATCATGCCCGGTTAAGTCCCTATTTTTGAGGGCATTTCTCCCGGTTTGGAAAACCCCTGGTCTAAAATTCGACTAAAATAAGAGAAGTCAGGCAGACAGCACTGCTGCCTACCTGACTTAATCTGAGGGCGAACGACCGGGATTGAACCGGCGAATGGTGGAATCACAATCCACTGCCTTAACCACTTGGCTACGCCCGCCACCACGTTTTTTACTATAACACACCCTTGTGGATTTGATCTACCCTTTTTCAAAAAAAATCAAAAATTTTGGAAAATTGCAGGGAAGGGGTGCTGAACTCAGGGGGGAAATGGGGAAGTCTAAACAAAGAAATGGGTACGTTGAGTTCTGATGAAGAAAATAAATGCGATCGCGGCGGTCACGGGTACAGTATTAGTTGGGCTGGGGGTAGCAATGGCGGTGACCAACCCGGGTCCGGAGTCTTATCATGACTATGCCAGTCAACGACTGATGGAGTATGCCCAAGAAAATGCCTGTGATAGATTACCCATTGCTAAAGGGGCCTGTGTTTCAGCCATTGGATCCGTCCAGAGTGACATCGAGGACATCATCCGCCGCAACACTCAGCGACAAAACTTTCTGTTGTGGAGCGTTTATAAAACTGACCTGTCTTTGCCCCTGCCCTTAATTCCCGCTTATCAGTTTGAAACCGTAGGGGCCTTCCAAAGCTTCTACACCTACGAATATAAAAAACAGTAGCCAAATTTGGGGGTAAATCCTCAAGACCATGTTATACCGGGAATGACACCCTGTGGAGTCTAAACTTTACCCGATCGCCCCCTGGTCAAAGTCATGAGCTACTGCGTTATTCCCGGATGCGTCCAACCCCAAAATCTTGAGTCGGCGAAGACTTGCCAAAGCTGTGGCAGTAAATTAATCCTAAAAGCGCGCTACCGCCCCATTCAGGCCCTAGGGCATGGGGGATTTGGGCGGACCTTTTTGGCGGTGGATGAAGATATCCCCTCTAAACCCCGATGTGTTGTCAAGCAACTGTTTTTTCAGAAAGGGGAAACCCAGCACATCCATAAGGTGAAAGACCTGTTTTATCATGAGGCAGTGCGCTTAGACGATCTGGGACATCATCCCCAAATTCCCTCCCTCCTGGCCCATTTTGAGCAAAATCAACGGTTGTATCTGGTTCAGGAGTTTATCGAGGGACCGACTCTCTCCTCGGAACTGAAACAAAAGGGGGCTTATCAGGAAGCCGAAATCCGCGCATTGCTCAATGATTTACTCCCGGTCCTAACGTTTATTCACGATCGCCAGATTGTCCATCGAGATATCAAACCGGCTAATATCATTCGCCGTGTATGGAGCGATCGGCCCTCTTTCACGGAACATCAAGCAGGACAAATTGTGCTCATTGATTTTGGCATTGCCAAACTGTTAAGTGCGACAGCGATGATGCAAACCGGGACAATTATCGGGTCTCCCGAATATATGGCCCCCGAACAAAACCGTGGCAAGGTCGTTCCGGCCACGGATTTGTATAGCTTGGGGGTAACTTGCCTGTATTTACTCACAGGAATGTCTCCGGGTCATTTATATGATGCCAACCAAGACCGCTGGA containing:
- a CDS encoding DUF4359 domain-containing protein, giving the protein MKKINAIAAVTGTVLVGLGVAMAVTNPGPESYHDYASQRLMEYAQENACDRLPIAKGACVSAIGSVQSDIEDIIRRNTQRQNFLLWSVYKTDLSLPLPLIPAYQFETVGAFQSFYTYEYKKQ